From a region of the Mercurialis annua linkage group LG1-X, ddMerAnnu1.2, whole genome shotgun sequence genome:
- the LOC126687214 gene encoding acetyltransferase At1g77540-like translates to MAATPPAQPSAAAEPPKIVWNESGKRFETEDKEAYLEYVARNDGKVMDIIHTYVPRSKRGLGLAFHLCVAAFNHANSHSISVIPTCSYVSDTFLPRNQSWNSVVYSEDVKSNIRPASAI, encoded by the exons ATGGCAGCAACACCACCAGCGCAACCGTCTGCAGCAGCGGAACCACCGAAGATTGTGTGGAACGAAAGCGGAAAAAGATTTGAAACAGAGGACAAGGAGGCATACCTGGAATACGTGGCTAGAAATGATGGGAAAGTGATGGATATAATTCATACGTATGTCCCTCGTTCAAAGAGAGGCTTAGGCTTGGCTTTTCACCTTTGTGTTGCAGCTTTTAATCATGCCAACTCTCATTCCATCTCTGTTATCCCCACTTGCTCCTATGTTTCT GATACCTTTCTTCCACGGAATCAATCCTGGAATTCTGTTGTGTATTCAGAAGATGTCAAATCAAATATACGACCTGCTTCGGCCATATGA
- the LOC126687203 gene encoding V-type proton ATPase subunit c4, whose translation MSSGFSGDETAPFFGFLGAAAALVFSCMGAAYGTAKSGVGVASMGVMRPELVMKSIVPVVMAGVLGIYGLIIAVIISTGINPKAKSYYLFDGYAHLSSGLSCGLAGLSAGMAIGIVGDAGVRANAQQPKLFVGMILILIFAEALALYGLIVGIILSSRAGQSRAE comes from the exons ATGTCATCAGGTTTTAGCGGTGATGAAACTGCTCCTTTTTTCGGCTTCCTTGGAGCCGCAGCTGCTCTCGTATTCTCTT GCATGGGAGCAGCATATGGAACAGCAAAGAGTGGAGTAGGAGTGGCATCAATGGGAGTGATGAGACCGGAGCTAGTAATGAAATCGATAGTACCAGTTGTTATGGCTGGTGTTTTGGGAATTTATGGTTTAATTATAGCTGTTATTATTAGTACTGGTATCAACCCCAAGgctaaatcttattatctttttgaTGGCTATGCTCATTTGTCTTCTGGTCTATCTTGCGGTCTTGCTGGTTTATCTGCTGGTATGGCTATCGGCATTGTTGGCGATGCTGGTGTTAG GGCAAACGCTCAGCAACCAAAGCTGTTTGTGGGGATGATTCTGATCCTCATCTTTGCAGAAGCACTTGCTCTTTACGGTCTTATTGTGGGAATCATTCTGTCATCCCGAGCTGGCCAGTCTCGTGCAGAATAA
- the LOC126683700 gene encoding BTB/POZ domain-containing protein At1g21780, which yields MADSKVETISRLAQWKIENFGPCSYKKSDPFKVGIWNWHLSVEKNRYLYVRLFPEPSRASKEQPPIAKFVLRVSNAGLNRRPYISPVHEKLLRTCDDFVWPVDSTFHGRFIIDVEFFDIKVCPLNGGEANSIWPGDGMMQSVSTQSTLRCLSRMLDEAIHADVTIHTSDGTLRAHKAILSASSPVFQSMFHHDLKEKESSTIYIEDMSTESCMSLLSYLYGSIKQDDFWKHRLSLLGAANKYDIAALKDACEESLLDDINSGNVLGRLQEAWLYQLDKLKKGCLVYLFDFGKIYDVREEMNNFFRQADRELMLEMFQEVLTVWKPV from the exons ATGGCAGATTCAAAAGTGGAAACCATCTCAAGATTAGCGCAATGGAAGATCGAGAACTTCGGTCCCTGTTCTTACAAAAAATCCGATCCTTTTAAGGTCGGAATTTGGAACTG GCATTTATCTGTGGAGAAGAATCGATATCTTTATGTTCGGCTATTTCCAGAGCCATCTCGAGCTTCTAAAGAGCAGCCTCCTATTGCTAAATTTGTTCTTCGCGTCTCTAATGCTGGTCTTAATCGTAGACCCTACATCTCTCCTG TTCATGAGAAATTGCTTCGGACTTGTGACGACTTTGTCTGGCCTGTTGATTCCACATTTCATGGTCGCTTCATCATTGACGTTGAATTTTTTGACATCAAAGTCTGCCCTTTGAAC GGCGGGGAAGCCAATTCTATATGGCCTGGTGATGGAATGATGCAGTCAGTTTCAACCCAAAGCACACTTCGATGTCTCTCTCGCATGTTGGATGAGGCGATCCATGCTGATGTTACAATCCACACTTCTGATGGCACTCTAAGAGCTCATAAAGCAATTCTTTCTGCAAGTTCGCCAGTTTTCCAGAGCATGTTCCATCACGACCTCAAGGAAAAAGAGTCATCCACGATCTATATAGAAGACATGTCAACAGAGTCTTGCATGTCTCTACTAAGTTACTTGTACGGAAGCATTAAACAAGACGATTTCTGGAAGCACCGGTTATCATTGCTTGGAGCAGCAAACAAATATGATATTGCAGCACTTAAAGATGCTTGCGAGGAAAGCCTATTGGACGACATCAATTCCGGAAATGTCCTTGGGAGGCTGCAAGAAGCATGGCTTTACCAGTTAGACAAGCTGAAGAAAGGATGCTTAGTGTACCTATTTGATTTTGGCAAGATATATGATGTTAGAGAAGAGATGAATAACTTTTTCAGGCAAGCTGACAGAGAGTTGATGCTTGAAATGTTTCAGGAGGTGCTGACAGTTTGGAAACCTGTATAA
- the LOC126687196 gene encoding F-box protein 7, whose product MTSDFAQQVHAELETALQLKTVRYLVTQRPWLDLYGINVRPVAPYGSAIRRQYNDPALIHRSLPDELILEVFLRMNPYDLGRASCVCRKWRYTLRNPVLWRSACLKAWQLSGVVENYKILQSKYESSWRKMWLLRPRVRTDGLYVSRNTYIRTGVREWTVINPVHLVCYYRYMKFLPSGRFLYKTSSHTVKEVVKCMNNRSSKADDVFSGRYSLTDDTIEASFLYPGLHPTQWKVCLRLRGTTTGANNRLDILSLITSKVDSDGVSGPVENIVREVEDWQEDEMSRTLHKRGLSSFAFVPFEEVETSVLNLPVEKMDYYVPG is encoded by the exons ATGACTTCAG ATTTTGCACAGCAAGTTCATGCTGAGCTTGAAACAGCTTTGCAATTGAAGACTGTACGGTATTTAGTTACACAAAGACCATGGCTTG ATCTTTATGGAATCAATGTGAGACCTGTTGCACCATACGGAAGTGCAATCAGAAGACAATATAATGATCCTGCATTGATACATCGTAGCTTGCCCGATGAGCTAATCTTAGAG GTCTTTTTACGAATGAATCCTTATGATCTAGGAAGAGCTTCATGTGTTTGTCGAAAATGGAGATATACTCTTCGTAATCCTGTCTTGTGGCGTAGTGCTTGCTTAAAGGCTTGGCAG CTATCTGGAGTAGTGGAAAACTATAAGATTTTGCAATCAAAGTATGAGAGCTCATGGAGGAAAATGTGGCTTTTAAGACCAAGGGTCCGTACTGATG GTCTGTACGTGAGTAGGAACACATATATTCGCACTGGTGTGAGAGAATGGACTGTCATCAATCCAGTTCATTTG GTTTGCTATTATCGTTACATGAAATTCTTACCTTCTGGCAGGTTTCTCTATAAA ACTTCTTCTCATACAGTGAAGGAAGTTGTAAAATGCATGAATAATCGTTCATCTAAAGCAGATGATGTTTTTAGCGGCCGTTACTCATTGACCGATGACACG ATTGAAGCTTCTTTCCTGTACCCTGGCTTGCATCCAACTCAGTGGAAAGTTTGTTTAAG GTTAAGAGGTACAACCACAGGGGCTAACAATCGACTGGATATACTCTCACTTATTACGAGCAAAGTGGACAGTGATGGGGTCAGTGGGCCTGTGGAGAACATCGTTCGAGAGGTTGAAGACTGGCAGGAAGATGAGATGTCTCGCACATTACACAAGAGGGGTCTTTCATCTTTTGCATTTGTTCCATTTGAAGAG GTGGAAACATCAGTTCTGAACCTTCCTGTGGAAAAGATGGATTATTATGTTCCTGGCTAA